The following are from one region of the Salicibibacter kimchii genome:
- a CDS encoding MetQ/NlpA family ABC transporter substrate-binding protein: MSKFYKLIAVGTLTTLLVACGADEEAADETQTDENGDAAEEGEDTEAAEDEEPSELVVGATNVPHAEILEFAEDLLAEEGIELEIETFNDYALPNQALDNEDLDANFFQHRPFLADQLEEFEEYDIVEAGGVHIEPIGVYSQEYGSLEELPEGATILMSDSVADHGRVLTMFEEAGLIELGDVDGVEATMDDIEENPNDYEFEPQYEAALLPQAYENNEGDAVLINSNYAIDYDLSPLEDSIASESADADNPYVNVIAVNSEDEEDEDIATLMDVLQSDEVQEFIEEEYAGAVVPVEE; this comes from the coding sequence TTGAGTAAGTTTTATAAATTAATCGCTGTAGGTACATTAACAACTTTACTTGTCGCTTGCGGTGCGGATGAGGAAGCTGCTGATGAAACGCAAACAGATGAAAATGGCGATGCAGCAGAAGAGGGCGAAGACACGGAAGCTGCCGAAGATGAAGAGCCTTCTGAATTGGTTGTTGGAGCCACAAACGTGCCACATGCTGAAATTCTGGAGTTTGCAGAAGACCTTCTTGCTGAAGAGGGGATCGAATTGGAAATCGAAACTTTTAATGATTATGCCCTCCCGAACCAAGCCCTTGATAACGAAGATTTAGACGCAAACTTCTTTCAACATCGTCCATTTCTTGCCGATCAATTGGAAGAGTTTGAGGAGTACGATATTGTAGAAGCCGGCGGTGTTCATATTGAGCCGATCGGTGTATACAGCCAGGAATATGGCAGCCTTGAAGAATTGCCGGAAGGAGCAACGATTCTCATGAGTGATTCCGTTGCCGATCATGGCCGCGTATTGACGATGTTTGAAGAGGCCGGCCTGATTGAACTGGGAGATGTTGATGGCGTGGAAGCAACCATGGATGACATCGAAGAGAACCCTAATGACTACGAGTTCGAGCCGCAATATGAAGCGGCGCTCTTGCCGCAAGCGTATGAAAATAATGAAGGCGACGCTGTATTGATTAACTCCAACTATGCCATCGACTATGACTTGTCTCCGCTTGAAGATTCCATTGCCTCGGAATCCGCAGACGCCGATAATCCGTATGTGAATGTCATCGCGGTGAACAGTGAGGATGAAGAAGATGAAGACATCGCGACCCTCATGGACGTTTTGCAATCGGATGAAGTTCAGGAATTTATTGAAGAAGAGTATGCTGGAGCAGTCGTACCCGTCGAGGAGTAA
- a CDS encoding methionine ABC transporter permease codes for MLENVDWGNMLEATWETLYMSGVAILFTFFIGMILGLILFLSSKGQLWENKTVNITTTGFVNIFRSVPFIILIILLIPFTNFLMGTMLGPNAALPALVIGSAAFYARLVEIGLREVDKGVVEAARSMGANQRQIIFKVFIPESLPALVSGITVTAILLVSYTAMAGVIGAGGLGDLAFRDGFQRNNTDVTIVATIIISVIVFIVQGIGDIVTRKIDKR; via the coding sequence ATGCTTGAAAACGTTGATTGGGGAAATATGCTGGAAGCCACGTGGGAGACACTCTATATGAGTGGGGTCGCGATCTTGTTTACTTTTTTCATAGGCATGATTCTTGGTCTCATTCTTTTTCTATCTTCCAAAGGTCAGCTTTGGGAAAATAAAACTGTAAACATTACTACCACCGGATTTGTAAATATTTTCCGTTCCGTGCCATTCATTATTTTGATCATTTTGCTGATCCCGTTTACGAATTTTTTAATGGGGACCATGCTTGGCCCGAACGCGGCTTTGCCGGCGCTCGTAATCGGCTCCGCTGCTTTTTATGCCCGCCTTGTGGAAATCGGTTTGCGAGAGGTGGACAAAGGTGTTGTGGAAGCGGCGAGATCGATGGGGGCAAACCAACGGCAAATTATTTTTAAAGTGTTTATCCCCGAATCATTACCGGCACTTGTGTCCGGGATTACGGTTACCGCGATATTGCTCGTCAGCTATACAGCGATGGCTGGTGTAATCGGCGCCGGCGGTTTAGGGGATCTGGCGTTTCGCGACGGTTTTCAGCGAAATAATACGGATGTGACGATCGTAGCGACGATCATTATTTCAGTGATCGTTTTTATTGTTCAAGGCATCGGTGACATTGTCACACGCAAAATTGATAAAAGATAA
- a CDS encoding methionine ABC transporter ATP-binding protein: protein MIHLNNVSKTFQLKGHSIEAVKEINLDIEKGEIFGIVGYSGAGKSTLVRLLNRLEMPTTGTLQIADREMLNLSNRDLRGARQEISMIFQHFNLLWSRSVRENIAFPLEVAGVSKSKRNERVEELIELVGLKGREASYPSQLSGGQKQRVGIARALANEPKVLLCDEATSALDPRTTGAILDLLHDINQKLGLTIVIITHEMQVVQKICSRVAVMEDGRIVELGNVLDVFKDPQQEITKTFVKQVTDPDDSNEAIEEQLQREAGTVIRLTFVGDDAEKPVVSELIRAFNVTVNILQGNIAKTQHGSYGSLYVSIEGDEEQLKEAIQFLHDHRVEAEVIADA from the coding sequence CTGATACATCTGAATAATGTCTCCAAAACTTTTCAATTAAAAGGCCATTCCATCGAAGCAGTAAAAGAGATTAATCTTGACATTGAAAAGGGAGAAATTTTCGGGATTGTTGGTTATAGCGGTGCAGGGAAAAGTACGCTCGTGCGTCTGCTTAACCGATTGGAAATGCCAACGACCGGCACGTTGCAAATTGCAGACCGTGAGATGTTGAATCTTTCCAATCGCGATTTAAGAGGAGCAAGGCAAGAGATCAGCATGATCTTTCAACATTTTAACCTCCTATGGTCACGATCCGTTCGGGAGAACATCGCTTTCCCTCTTGAAGTTGCCGGCGTTTCAAAATCAAAACGCAACGAGCGTGTGGAAGAGCTGATTGAACTCGTTGGTTTAAAAGGTCGGGAAGCTTCTTATCCATCGCAGCTGAGTGGTGGACAGAAGCAAAGGGTCGGTATCGCCCGGGCGCTCGCCAATGAACCGAAAGTGCTTTTGTGTGATGAAGCGACCTCCGCGCTTGACCCGCGAACAACCGGCGCGATCCTCGATTTGCTCCACGATATTAATCAAAAATTGGGGCTCACGATTGTTATTATCACCCATGAAATGCAAGTGGTCCAAAAAATTTGTTCACGTGTTGCCGTTATGGAAGATGGCAGAATTGTCGAGCTTGGCAATGTGTTGGATGTCTTCAAGGATCCGCAGCAAGAAATTACGAAAACATTCGTCAAGCAAGTCACTGATCCGGACGATTCCAATGAAGCCATTGAAGAGCAACTTCAACGGGAAGCAGGTACAGTCATTCGCTTGACGTTTGTCGGGGACGATGCTGAAAAACCGGTCGTATCCGAATTAATTCGCGCTTTTAACGTGACGGTGAATATTTTGCAAGGGAATATTGCCAAAACGCAACATGGGAGCTATGGAAGTTTGTATGTTTCCATTGAAGGGGATGAAGAACAACTGAAAGAAGCCATCCAGTTTCTTCATGATCACCGGGTGGAAGCAGAGGTGATTGCCGATGCTTGA
- a CDS encoding DUF4349 domain-containing protein → MVRRFFHSFVLIAGFTVAGCSDDDTAQHERANTYSHDEAEFAVEEADDAEDSEGETETSDEETNSNTEDITDVDASDQMIIYNGNISIEVGQFDEAQRQIEAHVEQMDGYIVESTVHDRDDEEDRSGTFSARIPQQNFTPFLDELEVIGTEVLERSTYGDDVTEEYVDLESRLQSQETVEERLLTFMEEAENTEDLLAISDDLASTQEEIEQIEGRMNYLENHVAYSTVSINVQEVAASTLQDRQSLNTWRQATSLFTDTVNVLVSFFSGLAVFLIGFSPVLVPLLLIGATVVFFLKRR, encoded by the coding sequence GTGGTTCGTCGATTTTTTCATTCATTCGTTTTAATTGCAGGCTTCACGGTCGCGGGATGCAGTGATGATGATACGGCCCAGCACGAGCGAGCGAATACGTATAGTCATGATGAGGCCGAGTTTGCAGTGGAAGAAGCAGACGACGCGGAAGACTCTGAAGGGGAGACGGAAACAAGTGACGAAGAAACGAACAGCAACACGGAAGACATAACAGACGTTGATGCGTCGGATCAAATGATTATCTACAATGGAAATATCTCTATTGAAGTAGGACAATTTGATGAAGCCCAGCGCCAAATCGAAGCGCATGTGGAACAAATGGATGGCTATATCGTAGAATCCACCGTTCATGACCGTGATGATGAAGAAGATCGTAGCGGAACTTTTTCCGCGCGAATTCCTCAACAAAACTTCACCCCATTCTTAGATGAATTGGAAGTCATAGGGACGGAAGTGTTAGAACGTTCTACTTACGGAGATGATGTTACAGAGGAATATGTCGATTTAGAATCACGTCTCCAATCCCAGGAGACCGTGGAAGAGCGTTTGCTTACGTTTATGGAAGAAGCGGAAAATACGGAAGATCTCCTTGCTATTTCCGATGATTTGGCTTCCACCCAAGAAGAAATAGAACAAATCGAGGGCCGTATGAATTATTTGGAAAATCATGTCGCTTATTCTACGGTGAGCATTAATGTGCAAGAGGTGGCCGCTTCCACATTGCAAGATCGGCAATCGCTGAATACATGGAGGCAAGCAACAAGTCTTTTCACAGATACAGTGAATGTGCTGGTTTCCTTTTTCTCCGGTTTGGCTGTGTTCTTAATCGGTTTCTCCCCTGTGCTAGTGCCTTTGCTGTTGATAGGAGCAACGGTAGTATTTTTTCTAAAAAGGAGATAG
- a CDS encoding M20/M25/M40 family metallo-hydrolase, translated as MYEQLSSLREAEQAEWLTTELVALDSTNGSAGEIEISNYIHKLIRSFPYFQKHPEHVWLQTIPNDERRNVFAFLPGTANAEVTILYHAHFDTVGIEDYGALSGQAFDPKALLAFFTDYTKNTEIREDAASGDWLFGRGATDMKSGIAVHLVNMFRYAERERPSGNILLLITADEESEHAGMKAAVSELRHLQTEKGLRYIAAINDDYIAPQYEGDDTRYMYTGACGKILPCFYIAGKESHVGDTMARLNPTSIASQLNLDLHNNIQITEQLDDEFILPPTCLYQRDNKKMYDVQTATSAYMYFNVCLYERSVDEATAELLNIAKTSAETVGKEYESRYIDYMKRMGREPKTLDWSIEVTTFNEFKNYLQTLNAPVADVIEQTSQTFAHLDIRERFFKIVEALQALDPARKPRVILFFAPPFLPHNYLEEGNQNHARVLEALSETLDVSEKISGETYRIRRFFPFISDSSYLAIHESDDELAALLDNFPRWGEDYAIPVDEIRKLNIPALNMGVYGKDAHQWSERLYKPFSFRVLPGLIRDVTARLFGNSYERQG; from the coding sequence ATGTATGAGCAGCTATCATCTTTGCGTGAAGCGGAACAGGCGGAATGGCTAACGACTGAGCTCGTCGCTCTCGATAGCACAAACGGAAGCGCGGGTGAAATCGAAATATCCAATTATATACATAAACTTATTCGTTCCTTTCCATACTTCCAAAAACACCCGGAACACGTCTGGCTACAAACGATTCCAAATGACGAACGCAGAAATGTTTTCGCTTTTTTACCGGGGACAGCGAACGCAGAAGTAACGATCCTTTATCATGCCCATTTTGACACCGTAGGCATTGAAGATTATGGCGCCCTAAGTGGGCAAGCATTCGATCCGAAGGCATTGCTTGCTTTTTTTACCGATTACACAAAAAATACAGAAATACGGGAAGATGCCGCATCCGGGGATTGGTTGTTCGGTCGGGGAGCAACGGACATGAAAAGCGGCATTGCCGTTCACCTCGTGAACATGTTCCGATACGCGGAACGCGAGCGACCATCCGGCAATATCCTCCTGCTCATCACTGCTGACGAAGAAAGCGAGCACGCGGGCATGAAAGCAGCCGTGTCAGAGTTACGACATCTGCAAACAGAAAAAGGACTCCGCTACATTGCCGCCATCAACGACGATTACATCGCCCCTCAATATGAGGGGGATGACACGCGTTACATGTACACAGGCGCGTGCGGAAAAATTCTGCCCTGTTTTTACATAGCCGGCAAGGAAAGTCACGTAGGTGATACGATGGCAAGACTGAATCCGACATCGATCGCTTCTCAGCTCAATCTCGACCTTCATAATAATATTCAAATCACTGAGCAGCTTGACGATGAATTTATTTTACCGCCGACGTGCTTGTATCAACGTGATAATAAGAAAATGTACGATGTGCAAACGGCAACGAGCGCCTATATGTATTTTAATGTTTGCCTATATGAACGAAGCGTAGATGAAGCCACTGCTGAATTACTGAACATAGCAAAAACATCGGCAGAAACGGTGGGAAAAGAATACGAAAGCCGTTACATCGATTACATGAAACGAATGGGGAGAGAGCCAAAAACGCTCGATTGGTCGATCGAAGTTACCACATTCAATGAGTTTAAAAACTATTTACAAACGTTGAACGCGCCGGTTGCTGATGTAATTGAACAGACATCGCAAACATTTGCGCATCTCGACATCCGCGAGCGCTTTTTCAAGATCGTGGAAGCGCTGCAAGCACTGGATCCGGCGCGGAAACCAAGGGTGATTCTTTTCTTTGCGCCGCCATTTCTCCCCCATAATTACTTAGAGGAAGGCAATCAAAATCATGCACGCGTATTGGAAGCACTTTCCGAAACACTTGACGTATCTGAAAAAATAAGCGGAGAGACCTATCGCATTCGTCGATTTTTTCCTTTTATTTCTGACAGCAGTTATCTCGCTATCCATGAAAGTGACGATGAACTGGCGGCACTTCTTGATAACTTCCCGCGATGGGGCGAGGATTATGCGATCCCTGTTGATGAGATACGCAAACTGAACATCCCAGCCCTCAACATGGGGGTATACGGCAAAGACGCCCACCAATGGAGCGAGCGTCTCTACAAGCCATTTAGTTTCCGAGTTTTACCCGGCTTAATTCGAGATGTGACCGCGCGGTTATTTGGCAACTCTTATGAAAGACAGGGATGA